The window AATAGCTGCACATTTTCTCTTAATGACCACTGTTATATTTGCAGTGGAATAACAGACTAAACAAAAAGGCCCTGGATCTGAAATTGTAAGAAAcattaaaaatttgttattCAGTGTTTGACattgatgaagaaaaaaatCAGTGTGATGTGGTGTGGACGCTATTTTCTTGGTTGAAACATGTCCTCCCTGGACTTGAGTTGCATATACTTTTGCTCTCTGTGTCTTGGTCTCTATCTCTATCTCTGTCTGTCTGTCTGTCTATTTGTCTATCtctcacacactctctctctgtCCTTAATTCTTTCTTGATCTTCAGGAATTGTTTGACTTGCATTCTAACTACATTGTCCTCATGTTTATTCTCTTGTTGATTCTATCTGTTGGCTGCCTTAAGAAATCTTATTTCGGCATGACAAATCTTTACCTATTCTCATCTCCTGTGTCTCATAACCAAGTCTATGAAGAGTAAggaatttattttgaaattcaattttttcaatGTAAGTGAAATGTGAATTGCTTCCgtctatttttttgttttggaaaaactgtatgttggattttggtagGGATCTTTACTAAAGATCCTTTCTTATTTAGTGTGGTTGACACAAGTATCATGAGACAAATGGTAATGTATTATTTTGCTGAAAGTACTGCATTTGCTAAGCAGGAGCATAGCCTGATCAGGTTGGGAGCTGCTGTTCACCTACTTTTTATTTTGGACCATGCACTTTCTGTTAATACTTCCTTGCAAATTCAGTAGTCAAATTGTTAGATAATTATGTGATGAATTCACCTTACATTTACATAAGTccattcccctttccttttttctttgtctttAACCATGCAACTCTTGGATTGCTCATTGAAATGTTTGCTGCTTCTCATTTTGTTTCTTCTGCTATTCAATAGTTTAcaaaaatttaacctaattctGCAGTGGTCCACGGGCAATCTCGTTTGTAAATTCGGCATCAGAAAAATTAGGAGGAGCCAGAGTAGCTGCAACTGCTGTTGTTTCAGATGATGTGTTGCAGATCAAGGATACTTTGCTGTCTTGGAGTGATGTTGAGAAGATGGATCTCATTCTGACTCTTGGTAAGTGGATGAATAAACAGTTCGTAGTAGGGATTGTCAATTTTGTGATCCTTTATGTTGTCATTATATGCATATGAATCTAATTTACTTTACTCAACTAGTTATTGTGATACGGATATATAGGCCATATTCTTCCACATTTTTTCCCCTAAGTAAGTTGTCAGTCACGTAACCTTTAGATGTCATTTGTTAAGTAACAAAATTACTAGCATTTTTGTACACTTATCAAGTTTTTAGAGTAATGATTGTTGTTTTGTACTTTAGATTTGTTCATCAACAGGGTGATCCTGCATGTTTTTCGCTCCTTTTAAATTTGCATATTTGAATTTCACTCAAACCTTGCTCAAGTCAAAGTAAGGCATTTGATTTGATATGTGAagtatgtttgttttgtttcctctctctctctcttctcctccccctccccccgcgCAATCTCTCCCTTTAATTTCCTGCAATGCCACATCTACAATTAGGTGGTACTGGTTTCACTCCAAGAGATGTCACTCCTGAAGCCACAAAAGTTGTGATTGAGAAAGAGACACCTGGTCTTCTGTATGTCATGATGCAAGAGAGTCTGAAGGTACAAATTGCTTTGTATTTTAATCTTCTGGACTTGTTAATTTTCTGAGTGTTGAATAGTTGAAGAGGTAAATCATCTAACGTGGTCAATGTCAGAATTGGATTAATTCTAATTTTTGTGCTTGCCATGAAATACCACCATGCAACCTCAGCTAGCCATGTCAATTTTCTATGTACTGAGTTATCTGTAGAAAATTTGTTTTGACTAATTATGTCTTAGAAAATGGAAATTGGATGCATCTTGTTAGAGTGGATTGTACATTTATCTTTCTTCTCGTGCTTGGAGAAATCTTTTCTTACTAGATCTGCTTTTGTTAATTGGTCATTATATTTTGAGAATGAGTGATATGATGATCTAATTGTAAGCAGGTGACACCATTTGCAATGCTTTCACGCTCTGCAGCTGGGATTAGAGGAACAACTTTGGTAAGCTAGAATCTGTGTATATTTGAACTGTGAGATTAGTAAGCAGATTACTGTCTCCTTGTTTGTGAGCATTAGGTAAACAACAGAAACATAAATATGTCGCCTTTTATGATAGGATCCACGAAATAAACCCTCCCTCCCTCTCTGTCTATCTCGAGCAGGATATCAAGCTCCATTAACTTTGTACTGATGAGAAAACTGAAAACCTCACTTCTTGGAGGAGCTATATGGCCACAAGGAAATCCACTACTGCATTAATGACAATTTAAGTTAATGATAGAAGTTTAAGTATGTGGAGCAAATGAGCATACCGGGATTGGATTTTTTTGAAGAGGAATTTTTTGGAGATGGCCTGTGGGAGATCCTCCCAGGAGTAGGTTTTTTCTAGCTTATGGGAAAGGTTTCATGGGCAATAGAATGTCTATatcttttatttcttgattaaagaAGCGGATACACTTATTTGTTATTTAATCAAGCAAAAGATATCTATTTGGCTGTTTCATATATCTAAACTGCAGCAAACTTTCCCAACTCATATGGAAATAGAGATTTCTTTAGACTCAAATTAAAGATACTACTGATCGACTATGAAGTGAACAGTTGGTCTTTGGCTTGTACTTGGAGGATTTTTTTGGAGATTAACCTAGTCTCATCTCATTCTACTATGTGTTGCAGATCATTAACATGCCCGGTAACCCAAACGCGGTGGCTGAATGCATGGAGGCTTTGTTGCCTGTCCTAAAGCATGCATTGAAGCAGGTAAGGGGGGATAAGAGAGAGAAGCATCCTCTCCACGTTCCCCATGCAGAAGCTGCTCCATCAGATACATGGGAACGTAGTTTTAAGTCAGCTTCCAACAATGTTCAGCATTCTGGTTGTTCTTGTTCTCATTAGTCGTGCCATGGCAGCCCAAGTTACTCTTGTTTAAAATGCGCTGTTGAAAACTTTGGATAGGAAATTATGTGGgacgagttttttttttttttttaaatactatagcacttttttgatatgatgtataCGAGATaaaaaatggttgaaaaataTGGTGATGATACAAACAAGTCAATGTGTATAAATAAGGTGTAAATAAGGTGCAATCCAAACAATGCCAATAATATTGTACGTAAAGTCAGTAGATTTTACAGAATATCTATCTTAGGAATGAATAGATACGGTTGTTGAGTTAGCCAAAAGCAGGGGCGTTCATATTTGGgtagaaaccaaaaaaaaaaaccaatctaAATTGGATTTCGGAATTCGGTAATTTGAATTTCGGGAAAATCAATTTATATCCAAGCTTTATATTTGGTAAAACAGTTTAGAAATGCGAatacaaaaataaccaaaaaccGATTAGCTAAAATCAGAATTTATAATCAGTTAAAATAATTAATCGAAAACAAGCCCTTAATTTATCCATGAATTAATAAccaattaaaataatcaatcaAGAATAAGCCCTTAATTTGTCAACAGCTaaaatttatacttttttttaatataaaccACAAATATTAACATACGTTTTATGATTTATAATTAATCCTATTCGAATCTAATTGGACTCTATTCAAACTAAGTCGGACCTCTTGCAGCGAAACTCTTCTAATATTGTCCTCTTTAATTTTGAATACAATACCTTCCACTTATATTGTCTAAACCCTTTTCACTTGTACTAATATCCGTTGATGCTAAacttatggattatatttttctgaattttttataaaaaaattactaaactaatttaatatatatgtaataaaaaggtgattaaaaaatgaGTCTCGAAAAACGAAACAATTTTTGTTTGGAAATCTGCAATCCAAACATTATACTCTCCTTGCACGGACGTTAGGCAGTGGCACTCGTGCAGTCGTTAATACTCTGTCTTTGTCACTCTCGGCATTGATGCCTGGTACCCGTCATAAACTATTGAAACAAGCTTAAAGACCAAAACCCACAGTTCCAGCGGCGGCATCTGCCCACCCCTCTCCCTCCTTTCCTGGGGCAGCTGGGTTTGAAGCCTCAAATCCCTTATCCCACTGGAGGAGAGGTAGGCAGAAAGCCAGCGAAACCTCTGACGGGCAGCTTTCTTGTCTTCAGTCTTGCCATTTTTTAACAAGGTTAATCGTCAACAGCAATTGTATCTATTCCCCtgcttcttttgtttgtttgtttcttttttttttttccaattttccatctgAATCTAATTCGAGAAAGTTGTTCTTTCTGGAGGTAATTATATAGGATTCTTGGTagcaaatgttttttttttttttgggacttGTATTGAGTTTTTACCCAGTTGTTCACGAGTATCAAGGTGAAAATTGAAGTGGGATTTGTGTCTTTAGTTTAATAGGCTTGTTTGTCTTCTTGTTTTACTTGATTGAGAGGACATCTATTTGACAGAAGGGATGTAGAATCCCCCATTTATTGATCCAAAAACTTTGATAGCCTAAAGGAGTGCTATTAATCTTGAGAAGTATGCAGCTTTGACATATTTCTGTTGTGCTTTCATCTTATCTGTAGATAATTTTTGAGGTCCTGCCCTCATACATGAAGCAAAGAAAAAATCTGAGGGATTCTGTACAGAAAATGAAATGGTAAATGCACATTTTTGGTGCTCGACAGTGACCTTGTATAACTgtaaaaaacatatttttgcaCGTATAAGTAGCCCTGCTTTAGTCAGAATTCTGTCTGTTTTGTATGTTGTTTTGTATTTGTAAAAGACTGTAGTGTATTATGAATAGGAAGTTTACCTAATCTTGGTATATTGACTTTTCCGCGAACACGCATATGGTGCTTAAGTTTAAGGAATTCTTATCCTTTGTCTGTATTAGGTCTTTGTGGAATGCATTCTTTTGCCAGGATTATTAGCTCGAGTTACAAGGTGTTCTAGGTTCTTGTAGAACAATTATTTGGTCCAATCATGGCTGCATCTGTGAAAACTTTAAGCCTTGAAAAGCCTAATCCTCCTGCTGAAGACTGGAAGATAGTCTTACCTCGTCGAGGAAAACAGAAGAGGCAGTTTCGCAAAACCATTGAATCTGAACTACAGAAACCGGGGCAATCCTGGTCTCCTATAGATGATCAAAGTGATCCCGAAAGTGAATCAAAATTAATGCAGAAGATGCTGAGTTATGTCCAAAAACTTGAGAGTTCCCAGTTCTATCAAGCCTTCATAGATCAAATCCTAAGTCATGAAATGTCTGATCATTTGCACAGGGTTTCGGGGTCAGAAGAGAAATTGCAGATGGTGATATATGGTATTGGCAGCATTGAGTCATATGAACCACCTCGATTACAACTTAGCTTGGCAATATTGATGAAAAGGAAATTCACGTGGATAGGGGAAGTAGAGGTGTTTGATCCGGTTCTTTCTTTAACAGAATCAAAGGTTTTGTCAGCTTTAGGATGTTCTGTGCTATCTTTTAATGAACAGGGACGGCGACAAGCCTTAAAACCAACACTATTCTTCATGCCACACTGTGAGGCAGGATTGTATGACAATCTCCTCCAGGCGAATTGGGAAGTCAATATGTTGAACCAGATTGTATTGTTTGGAAATAGCTTTGAGGCATATGAACAATTCTTGTCAGTCTGCAAGGATCCAATTCGTGAGGAAAGACAAAGGCATATCATGGCCATCAGGAGGTTCACTAAAGAGTTTGCAATTAATGCAACATCAGATGATTATTTTCAGGCTTTCCATAGTTCTAGTTGGCATTTTTTCCGCATCAGTCATGATGAAGACTTGCAAAATTGTTAAACTATGACAACTTCACGGTGATTACTATGGACTTGCTTGATTGTCTTCACCAGTTAGCCATTGTTACACATCGTGGATAGTATTGGTCCTCAGCAATATATTGCTTTTTGGCCGTGCTACTTCTTACTCATCTTTTTAATTTGTATACTAACATCAATTGTTCATATTTCGGGATTGATTTCATATTTATTGACCAATTGACaagattttggaaacttttgTTGTAAAAAACATTCGAAGTTCAGTTTGGAGTAAAGGGTCATATTATTCTTATGGAACAATGACTAGTTGAGATCAGCATCAGAGATACTGATAATCTTATAGTGTATTTAATTTCTCTTATTTGGTGTGGTGTGCATTGATAGAAAGAAATGCACTGGTTTAGAAACGGAAATATACTGCTTGGCAGTCTCTGGAAAATTGAAGTTATCCAATCTGTCAAGAATTATGATGTATCACAGATAATTATCCCACTTGGTATGGCCAAATCTCGACTGAGTGATGGTAACTTTCTGGTCAGTCCTGACGTTGATTGCTCTTGGGATTTGTTCTACAGGGGAAGCATCTAATGAATTATCATATTGAATCAAGATAGTAGAATCATCATCTTAGGTGCCAAACTGCCGCTGCTTCAGACTTACAGGTTGAACCGTTGAACCACTGGCATCTTTAGAAGCTCTGGGAATTGATCCTCGGCTAGAACTGATTGTTCAACTCGCAATGATTAAAGTAGTTATGATGTCATAGCCTGGTAGAAATAGAAATGCAGGCATTTGTTGGATAGAAAGAGCCTGGATCCACTTTTATTTGCAGTCCATAGCTGATTTCATCCCACAGTTGATAGAAAGAGTAGggttaatatattattatttacaGATGTTAAAAGGGGTTCATGACCCTCTAATGCAGTTCACAGgtggaatattcttttccaagtaTAGTATAGCAAAAAcagaaattatttttgcaatgcGATTTCCTATCATTACTCTCCCTTACAAAATCCAAAACCATTTAGCAAACTTATGTTACAATGTCGATTAATGAAAAAGCAAACAAATGGCATGAGAACATCAGTAGCTAAACTAGTGATATCTCATCACTGTGGACCTGGTCTCTTACAAATATCCAAGTTCAATGGCAGCCGGAGGAAGATGAACATGGTAGAATAAGATAGAGATCCATATTTTGAGCTCTAGTCCACTGGCACAACCAGCCAGTTGGGCACGTTATCAACTTTTTTGGGCCTCTACCATCATTGGTCCACTGAAAGGTTTAACACCATACAAATTGTAACAGGATCCACAGGTTGGGCACACTCCATCTTCAAAGGTAGTCCAGCCACAGGTTGAGCAGACTTCTTCATCTTCAAGGTTAGTCCCTGAAAAGCAGCAAAACATGTCAGCCTCTCCTGAACTTTCTAATCTTCAATTAGTCGTGACAGAATTGATGAGATATGTAGTCACGCCTAAGCAGAGCCACAATCCCCCACCCACAGAGAccaacagagagagagagagagagagagagagagagagagagctgtaAAAACACATGTACTGAATCTAGAAACCAGGTACATGGCAGCAACTGCAATTGTTTGCATGACTTTAACCAGGTTAGATTAGATATCATTTAAATGTTCTACTATACAGCTAATATTCTCTACTCAACATCATTCAAATGTTATAAAATAGAGCAACTGTCCTCCAAAATATTCATGACTTCTTGTTAAATTCTGTGTTTCACCagtaactcaaaaatttccATTCAGAAACGTTTCCAAGAATTAACACCTGAAAGATATGCCTGTCGGAACAAGTCATCCAAGTCACCAACTTCCCTGAATAAAGAGAGATTATCTATAAATACAATAAGCTCAACACAAAAATGCAGGAAcaacaaagagagaaaaaggttcttggagagtttttggggGAGTGGGGGTTTGGACTTtctcttgagagagagagaacattCAGCTAAAATTTTCAGAGCTATGCATTACCAGATCAATGTACTTTATTAgtaaaatttacaaaatttgTTTAAACACAGATAAGGGCCCTCTAATATGTCTATGTGCAGCATAAGAGAATCACACTTGTCTGTCTAGTGCGGCAATTTTCAGAGCAAAGCATTACCAGATTAGTGTAGTTTACTGGAAGTAATAACCAAATCATTGTAAAGCAGGAAAGCTACACTAGAATTTACACCATAAGACAAGTCAAAGTAGGGAACAACGATAAAGATTTCTTACCAATATTTAATTTGACCATCCCATCCACATGTAGCTACTTTACTCTGTTCCAATGGATGCCATTCGCAGCCAATACATACCCCTTCATGACATTTAAGGGTCTTAAAAACCCTGCAACTCTTCCAATCCCAAAACCAACATCTGCCCTCACCATCTCCTGACATGACAAAACGTCCGTCTGGTGAGAAGTTAACCTGACAAGCATATCCAGCTACAATATGCCCTGCAAATCTCTTCTTCTTATTAAGCTGAAACCTCTCCCTTGTA is drawn from Coffea arabica cultivar ET-39 chromosome 1c, Coffea Arabica ET-39 HiFi, whole genome shotgun sequence and contains these coding sequences:
- the LOC113725858 gene encoding protein SENSITIVITY TO RED LIGHT REDUCED 1-like, encoding MAASVKTLSLEKPNPPAEDWKIVLPRRGKQKRQFRKTIESELQKPGQSWSPIDDQSDPESESKLMQKMLSYVQKLESSQFYQAFIDQILSHEMSDHLHRVSGSEEKLQMVIYGIGSIESYEPPRLQLSLAILMKRKFTWIGEVEVFDPVLSLTESKVLSALGCSVLSFNEQGRRQALKPTLFFMPHCEAGLYDNLLQANWEVNMLNQIVLFGNSFEAYEQFLSVCKDPIREERQRHIMAIRRFTKEFAINATSDDYFQAFHSSSWHFFRISHDEDLQNC